From the genome of Agromyces intestinalis:
GATCACGATCGTGCCCGTGCGCCCGGCGGGGTCGTCGGGGCGATCCCCGTCGGTCACCGTGAGCGAGATCGACGCCGGACCGAAGTAGCCCTCCTCGGAGCGGTAGCGCAACGTGTCCTCGTCGACCACCAGGTCGGTGCCGTCGGCGTGCACCGCGCGCACGCCTGCCTCGTCGGCGACTCGCACGGGCCGGCCCGACGCGGCGATCACCTGGTCGGCGAGCTCGATCCGCACCTCCTCGCCGCTCTCGACCCGCACTTCGGGCGCGTCGGTACGCAGCTGCGGGATCGCATCGTCGCGGCCCGGCACCCAGATGAACGCGTACGCGCCGATCGAGGGATCGTCGGGGTGCACGACCTCGAACGGGACGATGCGGCGATGCTCGCCGACCTGCACCCGCACCCGCCCGTCGGCCAGTACGTCCGCGGCGTCGTCGTAACCGCGGACGAGCCGGATGGGGGCGCGCGCGAGTGCGGCGTCCGCGAGGAACACATGCGCCTTGACGTCCACGTCGATCTCGTCGCGGTCGACGATGTCGTTCAGCGTCAGCACGACGTCGGATGCCTCGGGCCTGGCCGGCGGGGCATCCTCGCTGGTCTCGATCGTGAGGTGCCCGCTCGCCGTCGACCAGTCCGCGTTGCGCACCGTGTACTCGAACCCGAAGACCCCTTCGTGGTCGGGCGCGCGCACGACGACGCTGTCGCCGTCGACCTTCGCCGCCGTATCGGGGTCGACCGGGGAGACCGCGGTCAGGGTGAGCGGCGAGCCGCCGGGATCGGAGTCGTTGGCGAGCACCCGCACCGCAACCGTGCGCCCGGGCCTCACCAGCACCGAGTCCTCGACCGCGACGGGGCGGTCGGCCACGCTCGGCGGGTCTGCGATGCCCACCCGGACCTGCCCCTCGGCGCGCGCGCCGAGCGCGTCGACGACCGCGTACCGGAAGACATCGGTTCCCGATGAATACTCGCCGGCCTGGTAGTCGAGCCATCCGGTGCCGCGCTCGACGACCGTTCCGCGCTCGGGATTCGACACCTGGCCGAGCAGCTCCACCGAGTCGCCGTCGGGGTCGACGCCCGACAACGGGATCGGGATCCGCACGGTCTCGCCCGCGAGGGCGCGCGCAGTGACCTCGCGCGGAACGGGCTTGGCGTTCGTGGCGGGATCGGCGAGGCGCACGGTCAGCTCGACCCAGGCGGTCACGTTCTGGCCGTCGGGCCCGGCCACGCGATACGAGGCCCGGTACTGGCCGGGCTCGTCGGGTGCGAAGTAGCGCAGTCGGTCGCCCGACGCGAACAGCAGCCCCGCCTCGGGCGACTCCACGAGCTCGGGATCGAGCGTGAGCGGCTCGCCGTCGGGGTGCTCGTCGTTCGCGAGCACATCGATGTCGACGACATCGCCGACGCGCGCCGACACCCGGTCCGCCTCCGCGACCGGCGGCCCGGGCAGGCGAGGCTGCGGCACCTCGAGCACCGACACCCGCCCCTCGGCCTCGGCGAGCCCGTTGCTCACCCGGTAGCGCAACTCGGCGGACCCGGTCTCGAGCGGTCGTTGCAGCGTGACGCGGAGGATGCGGTGATCGACGATCTCGACCCGCACCCCCTGCTCCTCGGCGGTGGCCGTCAGGGAGGTGAGCACGAGCACTCCCCCGGTCGGATCGATGTCGGTGGCCAGCACGTCCACCTCGCCGGGCTGACCGGCCCGCAGGAACGCCGTGTGCGGCACCGTGATCGGCGTGGTGTCGCGCTCGGGCGGCGGTGACACCTCGACCCGGATGACTCCCGTGGCGGTGCGGTCGCCGTCGACGACGGTGTACTCGAGGTAGTGGGTGCGCGCGGCGGTGCTCGAGAACCGCACGGTGCCCCCGTCGAAGTCGGCGAGGACGCGCGCGTCGGGCTTGGCGGGCACCGCGGTCAGCTGCGGATGCCCTGACCCGCCCCGCACGTGTCGCAGCGGTTCGAGCACGATCTCCTCGCCGGCGGTCGCGAGTTCGACGAACGGGTCGGCGATGACCGGCACCTCGCCATCGGCGCGCACGTCGACGCGCAGCTCGCCGATCCCCTCGTCGCGGCCGTCGGACACGATGAGGCCGACCCGCCGGCTCCCGGTGGCGCCGTCCCCGGGGTCGAAGACGACCGATCCCTCCGGCCTGGACGAGACCCGGTCAGGCGCGTCGGCCGTCGCCTCGCGCAGATAGATCGGGTCGCCGTCGGGATCCATCCACTCGCCCAGCACCGCCTGCGCGAGTCGCCCGCCGGCCTGCACCACGGCGTCGGCGCGGCGCATCTGCACGGGTGGTCCGTTCTCATCGGGGGTGCGCACGGTCACCGTGACCTCGGCCGTCGCGGTGGCCCCTCGGCCGTCGCTCACGGTGTAGCGGAAGGCGAACTCGCCGCTGACCGTATCGTCGAGCTGCAACTGCAGCAGTTGGCGGGACTGCACCGGCACCACCGTCGCCCCCTGCGGCAACGCGCCCTGGACGCCGTCGAGCACGAGCACGTCCGCGTTCGCGTCGTGGTCGTTGAGCAGCACCGGCAGCAGCGTCGAACGACCGGGTCTGGCGCCGAACCGGTCGGGCTCGGCGACCGGCGCCTCCTGCACCTTCTCGACGGTGGGGTCGACGTCGGGGTCGTTCTGCTCGATCGTGGTGTCGTCGCGGATGGCGGCGGCGAGATCGTCCCAGTTGTCGATCACCGCGTAGTCGGATGCCGCGGCCCAGCTCCGACCCGAATGCGCATCGTTCAGCACGAGGGCGCGGCCGTTCTCACGGAACGCCAGGCGGGCCCCCGGCTGGACACCGCCCGGCAGCTCGACCGCTCCCCCGTCGCACGATCGCCACGCGGTGCCACCGGCCCACGCCGCGTGCAGGCATCCGTCATGTCTGAGCGGGCGAGCCGGGGAGCCCGACCGGCCCGCCACGAGCGTGCGCTTCGCCTGGCCCGCCAACGGCACGGCGATGAGGCGGTCGCGCGTCGCGACGGCGGCCGAGTCGCCGTCCGTCGACGGCAACTGCAGCACGGCGCCGTCGCCGGGGCGGATCATCTCCTGCAGGTCGACGACGCCGTCAGCGGTGCGCAGCACGGAGGCGGATCGGTCGAGGACGACCCAGCGGCCGGCGACCGAGCTGAGCTGCACATCGGGCGTGCCGTCGATCGCGTCGAGCTGCCAGGTGTCCGTCACGGTCGAGCCCGCGGCGACGTCGACGCGGACCACCTGGCCGGTCGAAGGCGTGTACGCGAACAGCACGCCGTGGTCGTCGACGCTCACCTGCGCGTCAGCGCCGAACGACAGCGTCGGATCGGCGTCGGCGTCGAAGTCGGCGAACCGGTCGACCGGGGTCCACCACACCGCACCGCCGCTGACCACCACCACCCGGCCGGCGACGAGCCTCACGTCCGTCTCGCCCGGCGGAACCGGCACGGTGGCGATGATCGCGGCCGTCGCGGGGTCGAGCACGCCGACCCCCGACTTCTCGCGGTCGACGACGAGCACCGTGCCGCCCCGCTGCGCGACCTCGGAGCGATCCGTGCCCGCGTCGACGAGCGAGACGAGTTCGCCGACCGCGGTGCCCGCCCGTCCGACCGCGCCGAGCTCGTCGTTGACCACCCAGACGCTCGCGTCGCCCAGGTCCACCTCCTGCTCGCGGTATCCCGACGAGGCCACCGCTGCGCCGCCGACCGCACCGACGACGACGACGACCGCCGCCGCGGTGATCACCGCCGACCGGCGCCCGCGGAGCATCCGGGGCGATCTCATCCGCCCGGCTCCTCGACGTCGATGCAGCGCTCGGCGCTCGGCGCGCCGCTGCGTCCGTCGCGCGTGACCCGCACCGTGGCGCAGAGCCGGTCGCCCGCCCTGGCCGGTACGGCGAACACCGTCTCGCGTCGCGCCGGCGTGTCCTGGCCCTCGACGCGCACCAGGAACGCCTCGCGGTCGTCGATGCCCGGATCATCCCAGGCGAAGGTGACGATGGTGCCCTCGACGTCCGCGCGCAGCTCCGCGACCACCGGAATCGGGTCGTCCCGGCCGAGCGCGAGCCAGACCCCTGCGCCCGCCGCGATCACACCGACGAGCATCGCGACGGCGACCGCGACGCCCCATCCCAGCCGTCGGCGCGAGGGCACCGAACTCACTCCCGCCGAGTCATCCGACGCCCAACGTTGCCCGGGGCGGCTGTCCGGCCGCCGTCCGGCCGCCGGGGCTGAACCGGACGGCTCAGCCCCGGCGCCGGCCCCCGGCACGGCCGGTGCGAGCCGGGTGCGCTCGACGGGGTCGACGATCGGCGCCGCTGCCCACTCCTCGACCTCGAGGTCGCCGGGGGTCTGCGAGAGCCCCAGATCCTCCTCGACCGACTGCAGATCGCGCAGCAGCTCGAGCGCGCTCGCCTGCCGGTCGCCGGGGCGCCGGCTCATCGCACGGGCGAGCACTCGTTCGAGCCGCTCGGGCGCGTCGGCCCGCCCGGTCGGTGTGAACCGGGCCTTCTGGATGCGCGCGATGAGCGCCGCGGAGCCGTTCGAGCCGCCCGCCGCCTCGAACGGGCTGCGGCCGGCGAGCAGCGAGTACACGGTCGCCCCGAGCGACCAGACCTCGCTGGCGACCGACGCACGATCCTCCGCGAGCACCTCGGGCGCCGACCAGGGGATGGAGACGCCCGCCGAGCCGCGCTCACCCTCGACCACGCTCGCCGCGATGCCGAAGTCGCCGAGGACGGGGTGCCCGTATGCGGTGGTGAGGATGTTCGAGGGCTTGATGTCGCGATGCAGCACGCCCTGCCGATGCGCGGCCTCGACGGCGCTCGCGATCCGCACCCCGATCGCGAGCACCTCGCTGATCGGCAGCGGCGCCGAACGGTACCGCTCGGCGAGGGTGGACGAGCAGTACTCCATGACGAGGTAGGGCCGGCCGTCGGCGGCGACACCCGCCTGGTAGACGGTGAGGATCGACGGATGGCTCGACAGCTGCGCCATGAGGTCGGCCTCGGCGCGGAACATCCGGCGCACGTCGTCGTTGACGAGCTCGGCGAGCAGCACCTTGACCGCGACCACCCGACGCGGCATGTCCTGCTCGTAGCAGAACACGTCGGCGAACCCGCCCGAGCCGAGCGCCCGCACGAAGACGAAGCCCGGCAGCGTGGGCGGCGTCGACGGCAGTCGCCTGTTCACGATCCTCCCACGCGCTCCATCGGGCACCGGGGTCACGGCGTGCGGGGCCGGCCTCGGCCCGGTACGCCCCATTGTAGGTACGGGTCCTGCGAGCTCCGGTCTCGGTTTCGTCCCGCTTCGGGCGTGCGCGCGCGGGGGCGGAGGCGGTCAGGCGCGGTCGACCGCGACCACATCGACGATCACGACGGTGATGTTGTCGCGCCCGCCGTTGCCCAGCGCTGCGTCGAGCAGGTCGCGTGCCGAGCGCTCGGGGCGCCGGCTCGCCATCAGGAAGTGCCGGATGCCGTACGAGGTGAGCTCCTTCGTGAGCCCGTCGGAGCAGATCATCAGGCGCATGCCCGCTTCGACCGCGATCGCGCGGTAGTCGGGCAGCGGCGTCTCGTGGAACCCGACCGCGCGCGTGATCACGTTCGAGTGCGGGTGGGTGTCGGCTTCGTCGCGGGTGATCTGGCCGGCGTCGACGAGCTCCTGCACGATCGAGTGGTCGACGGTGAGCTGCTCGAGGACCCCTCCGATCAGCCGGTACACCCTGGAGTCGCCGATGTTGAAGACGATCCAGGCGGGCTCGCCCGAGATCTCGGTGAGCCCGACGCCCGTGACGGTCGTGCCGCTGCCCTCGTCGGTCACCCCGGTGCTGCGCCCCATGTCCTGCACCGCCAGACGCAGCGACTGGTCGACCTCGGGCGTGCCGATCACGGTCTGCCCGCCGTGCTCGGCGAGACGCGTGACGACGGCGGCGCTCGCGAAGTCACCGGCCGCGTGACCGCCCATGCCGTCGGCGACCGCGAACACCGGCGCCTGCGCGACGAAGCTGTCCTCGTTGACCACCCGACGGTGGCCCACGTGCGTCTCGGCCGCCCACGACAGCGTGACCGTGGCACCACCCGGCAGGGTCACGCGGTGACGCGTGTTGGCGTTGCCGATCTGGGTCACGCGGGGGCCTGTCTGTCGAGACCGCGGGGGCGGTCGATCCGGGGAGGGAGGATCTCGATGATGGTATCGCCTCCGAGCCGGAGCCGGGCGCCCGGACGCACCACGATCGACTCCCCCGACCGCATCCGGTGGATGCGCGCGGCGGATTCGACGATCGTGCCGTTCGTCGAGCGCAGGTCGGTCGCCACGACGCGTCCCCCCTCGGCGCGAAGCTCGAGGTGCGACGCCGAGACCACGCGCTGATCGTCCTCGAGGCGAACCAGCTCGACGGGATCGCCCGGCAGCCGCGGCGCGGCCGGGCGACGGCCGAGCACGATCCGGGACCGGATGTCGCGGGGCGGCCCCTGGCCGATGCGGAATCGCGGCACGGGCTCGGCACGCGCCTCGACCGGCTCGATCGGGTCGCTCGAACCCGGCGAGGCGTGCGCGAGCAGGCGGGTGTCGACCTCGTCCTCGGGCGACGCCCACGCTTGGGCGCGCATGGCGTCGAGTGCGCCCTGCGGGGCCCGCCACTCGACCGCGGTGACCCCCGTCGCCCGCCCGCCGGCGCCGAGCAACTCGCCCGACGCGTCGCCGTCGAGCGGCGCACCCGGCCCGCTGATCCTGATCTGCTCGACGTCGCCGAACTCGGCGAGGTGCCACGGCCGCACGTCTCTGGCCTCGAACCGTCGCGACCCGCCCGGCGAGGCGAGGTCGACCACCGCCGCACCGCGTGCCACGACGGTCACATCGGGCAGCGCGTCCGTCGCGGGCGGCCACCACGCGAGCGCGAACGCCTCGCCGGGCTCGCCCGCGAGCGGGGTCGCGGCGATCAGCTGCTCGAGCGTCGCGTCCTCGGCGCCCGCCGCGAGGATGAACGCCCGCACCGCGGCCGGCTGCGCCGGCGCCTCGAGCGCGACGACGAAGCGTACGCCGGCGATCACCTCCCATTCGGGGCGGCCGCGCTCGCGCGCGACCCGGATCCGACCGTCGACCATCCCGCCAGTCTGCCATCGCTCGGGCCTCAGGGTCGCCGTGCGATCGCGCTCAGGCGACCGGATGCGCCGCCATGAGCCCTGTACGCAATGGATTCCGTCGCTACGGACCCCGTTCATCTACGGAATCACTTGCCCGAGGCATCCGGAACTGTCACAATCGACGCATGACGAACACCGGTCGACCGCCGTCGCGCCCGGTGCAGCTCGACGAGGTGTCCAAGGCCATCATCGAGCAGCTCCAGGCCGACGGCCGGCGCTCGTACGCCGACATCGGCAAGGCCGTGGGGCTGAGCGAGGCGGCCGTGCGACAGCGCGTGCAGAAGCTCACCGAGTCGGGTGTGATGCAGATCGTCGCGGTCACCGACCCGATGCAGCTGGGGTTCACGAGGCAGGCGATGATCGGCGTTCGCGCGTCGGGCGATACCCGCGAGGTCGCCGCCCGGCTCGCCGAGATCCCCGAGATCGACTACGTCGTGCTCACCGCGGGCAGTTTCGACGTGCTCGCCGAGGTGGTCTGCGAAGACGATGCGCAGCTCATGGCACTGCTGAACGAACGCGTCCGGTCGATCCCGGGCGTGCAGTCGACGGAGTCGTTCGTCTATCTGAAACTGCAGAAGCAGTTCTATAACTGGGGAACCGTGAGGAACCGAGAACCATGACCGATGCCACCGATGCCGCGCTGCTCCAGCAGCAGGCCAGAGACCATCTCTGGATGCACTTCGCCCGCCAGTCCACGATGGAGCAGGGCGTGCCGATCATCGTCAAGGGCGAGGGCCACCACGTCTGGGACATTGAGGGTCGTCGCTACTTCGACGGGCTGGCCGGCCTGTTCGTGGTGAACGCGGGGCACGGTCGCCGCCGTCTCGCCGAGGTCGCCGCGAAGCAGGCCGCAGAACTCGCGTTCTTCCCGATCTGGTCGTACGCGCATCCGGCGGCGATCACGTTGGCCGATCGGCTCGCCGAGGAGGCGCCGGGCGACCTGAACCACGTGTTCTTCTCGACCGGCGGCGGCGAGGCGGTCGAGACGGCGTTCAAGCTCGCGAAGTACTACTGGAAGCTGCAGGGCCGGCCCACCAAGCACAAGGTCATCTCGCGCTCGGTCGCCTACCACGGCACCCCGCAGGGCGCCCTCGCGATCACCGGCATCCCCGCGATGAAAGAGATGTTCGAGCCGGTGACGCCCGGCGGCTTCCGGGTGCCGAACACCAACTTCTACCGTGCCGCCGAGATGGGTGCGCCCGCCGACGACCTCGAGGCGTTCGGCCGCTGGGCGGCCGACCGCATCGAGGAGATGATCCTGTTCGAGGGGCCCGAGACCGTCGCCGCGGTGTTCCTCGAGCCGGTGCAGAACTCGGGCGGATGCTTCCCGCCCCCGCCCGGGTACTTCCAGCGCGTGCGCGAGATCTGCGACCGGCACGACGTGCTGCTGGTCTCCGACGAGGTGATCTGCGCGTTCGGGCGTCTCGGCCACACGTTCGCGTGCGACGCGTACGGGTACGTGCCCGACATGATCACCTGCGCGAAGGCGATGACGAGCGGCTACTCGCCGATCGGGGCGACCATCGTCTCGGATCGCATCTACGAGCCCTTCGCCCACGGCAACACGTCGTTCTACCACGGGTACACCTTCGGCGGGCACCCCGTCTCGGCGGCGGTCGCGCTCGAGAACCTCGCGATCTTCGACGAGGAGGGACTGAACGAGCGGGTCCGCGAGAACTCCCCGCTGTTCCGCGCCGAGCTCGAGAAGCTGCTCGACCTGCCGATCGTGGGCGACGTGCGCGGCGACGGGTACTTCTTCGGCATCGAGCTCGTGAAAGACAAGGCGACCCGCGAGACCTTCGACGACGACGAGTCCGAGCGGCTCCTGCGCGGGTTCCTGTCGAAGGCGCTGTTCGATGCGGGGCTGTACTGCCGCGCCGACGACCGGGGCGACCCGGTCATCCAGCTCGCGCCGCCGCTGACGATCGGCCCGGGCGAGTTCACCGAGATCGAGCAGATCCTCCGCGGCGTCCTCACCGAGGCGTGGAGTCGGCTCTGACGCGGCGCGCGGCTCATGCTCAGGTCCCTTCCGATGCCGCACGGCGGGCGAGCTTCTGGCTCGATTCGCTGGCGGCGTCGGGGGCCGACACCCTGCGCCCGCGCACCGCGCTCACCGCGAATGCCTGGTTCGACGTCTGCCTGATCGGCGGCGGGCTCACCGCGCTGTGGACGGCGTACACGCTGAAGCGTGCCGACCCCGACCTGCGCATCGCCGTGCTCGAGCGCGAGATCGCCGGTTTCGGCGCCTCGGGGCGCAACGGCGGCTGGTGCTCGGCGCTGTTCCCCCGTTCGGCCGCCTCGCTCGAGCGCACGCACGGGCGTGACGCGGCGATCGCGATGCGTCGGGCGATGGTCGACACCGTCGACGAGGTCGGTCGAGTGACCGCTGCCGAGGGGATCGACTGCGACTTCGTGCGTGGCGGCACCGTCGTCTTCGCCCGCAGCGGCGCCCAGCGCCGCGCCGCGCAGGCCGACGTCGACGAGGCCGCGTCGTTCGGCGTCGACCGGCTGGAGTACTGGGACGAGCACACCGTGGCAGCCCGGTTCGGCGTGAGCGGTGTCGACGACCGCACACCCGCAGCGGTGCACGACCCGGCCTGCGCTCGCGTGCACCCGGCGAAGCTGGTGCGTGGGCTGGCCCGGGTGGTCGAGGCCCTCGGCGTCGCGATCTTCGAACGCACCGAGGTGCTCGACTGGTCTGCCGGTAGAGTGCGGTTCCGCGCGCTCGACGGCAGCGATGCGATCGGCACCGTTTCGGCCAGGCACGTGCTCGTCGCGACCGAGGGATACAGTTCGCAGCTGCCGCGGGCGCGACGGCGCATCCTGCCGATCTACTCGCTCATGATCGCGACCGAGCCGCTCTCGCCCGACGTCTGGCGCGAGATCGGCCTGGCCCACGGCGAGACGTTCAGCGACTACCGCCACCTGCTCGTCTACGGGCAGCGCACGGCCGACGACCGCATCGCGTTCGGCGGGCGCGGCGCCCGGTACCACTGGGGCAGCACCCTCGACACCCGGTTCGAACACGATGACCGGGTCTTCGCCCACCTGCAGGCCGCACTCGCGGAGTTGTTCCCGGCCGCCGCCGGTGCTCGTATCACCCACCGGTGGGGCGGCCCGCTCGGCATCGCGCGCGACTGGCACCCGACCGTGAGCTACAACGCGCGTACCGGCGTCGGGTTCGCGGGCGGCTATGTCGGCGACGGGCTCTCGACCACCAACCTCGCGGGACGCACGCTCGCCGACCTCGTGCTCGGAGCATCGTCCGAGCTCACCGCACTGCCGTGGGTGCAGCACCGGTCGCCGCTGTGGGAGCCCGAACCGCTGCGCTGGGCCGGTGCGAACCTGGGCCTGCTCGGCACCGGGCTCGCCGACCACGAGGAACGCCTGACTGGCCGCCCATCGCTCATCGCACGTGCGATCGGGCCGCTCACCGGGCACTGAGGCCCGACGCCGGCAGGTCGGGCCTCGCCGTCGCGTCGCGCGGGTCGAGCGCGTCGTGGAACGCCCACTCGGGGAGCGCCCCGCTGGCGAAGTAGGCCCGCAGCAGGCCCGCCATCGTGCAGCCGGGGTCGCCGCGGTCGGCGAGGTCGAGGAACGCGGCGGCCACCGTGCCGCGCCCCAGGGTCCACGACAGCCAGGCTGCCATGCACGCGAGGCCCGCGCTCCTGCTCGGATCGACGTGCGCGAGCGCCAGCCGCAGCACCGCGATCGCCCGTTCGACCCGGTCGGCATCGGGGCGCACCGTGCTGAGACCGAGCAGCAGCCGCGCCGGCATGGGATCGCCGAGCAGCGCCGTCGAGGGCTCGTATGCGTCGACCATCGCGGCCTCGTAGTCGAGGTCTCGCGTGCCCTCCACGTCGTGGACGTCGTCGTGGACGTCGCCGAGCCCATCGAGGCCGAACTCGAAGGCCGTCTCGCCCACGAGGGCGCCGAACGCGAACTGCAGCATCATCGCGTCGCGGTATCGCGGGGCCTCGGCGAGGTGGGCGAGCCAGCCCACGAGCAGCGCCTCGGGCCGTTCCTCGGGTCGCGCCTCACCGACCCGGCATCGCGCGAGGACTTCGACGAGGACGACAGGGTCCGTCGCGTCCCCGAGCGCATCGAGCGCGGCCTCGAGCCGCCGCCCGATGCCGTACCGGCCGAACGCGTCGCGTCGGCCCACCTCGCCGAAGGCGTCGAGCGCTTCG
Proteins encoded in this window:
- a CDS encoding DUF4192 family protein, whose product is MTEIIRAGSAHDFLALVPAIAGYRPERSLVCVAFRGNRTAGLLRHDLPKRIADHDSLVGHLIGTLCRMPGVDALVPIVYTSSGYASTRARNERRLLDRILHDAAEAGFEVRDALRVASDGWGSVLDPDAPASGHPLELIATAPAAARGAAASASRARDGAALPRPDAGYRREVAEALDAFGEVGRRDAFGRYGIGRRLEAALDALGDATDPVVLVEVLARCRVGEARPEERPEALLVGWLAHLAEAPRYRDAMMLQFAFGALVGETAFEFGLDGLGDVHDDVHDVEGTRDLDYEAAMVDAYEPSTALLGDPMPARLLLGLSTVRPDADRVERAIAVLRLALAHVDPSRSAGLACMAAWLSWTLGRGTVAAAFLDLADRGDPGCTMAGLLRAYFASGALPEWAFHDALDPRDATARPDLPASGLSAR